In Carya illinoinensis cultivar Pawnee chromosome 10, C.illinoinensisPawnee_v1, whole genome shotgun sequence, one DNA window encodes the following:
- the LOC122279688 gene encoding aminomethyltransferase, mitochondrial-like — translation MRGGGLWQLGQSLTRHLAQADKKTVARRYLSAEAELKKTVLHDFHVANGGKMVPFAGWSMPIQYKDSIMDSTLNCRQNGSLFDVSHMCGLSLKGKDCIPFLEKLVIADVAALAPGTGTLTVFTNEKGGAIDDSVITKVKDDHIYLVVNAGCRDKDLAHIEEHMKAFKAKGGDVSWHIHDERSLLALQGPLAGPVLQHLTKEDLSKVYFGQFHMLDINGVHCFLTRTGYTGEDGFEISVPSEHAVDLAKAILEKSEGKVRLTGLGARDSLRLEAGLCLYGNDMEQHVTPVEAGLTWAIGKRRRAEGGFLGAEVILKQLEEGPSVRRVGFFSSGPPPRSHSEIQDDKGKGIGEVTSGGFSPCLKKNIAMGYVISGSHKAGTKVKIVIRGKSYDGVVTKMPFVPTKYYKPS, via the exons ATGAGAGGAGGGGGTTTGTGGCAACTTGGGCAATCATTAACACGTCATCTTGCTCAGGCTGATAAGAAGACTGTTGCTCGTCGATACCTTTCTGCAGAAGCAGAACTAAAAAAGACAGTTCTTCATGACTTCCATGTTGCTAATGGCGGGAAGATGGTGCCCTTTGCTGGGTGGAGCATGCCCATTCAATACAAGGACTCAATCATGGATTCTACTCTGAATTGTAGGCAGAATGGTAGCCTTTTTGATGTCTCCCATATGTGTGGGCTGAGCCTCAAGGGAAAGGATTGCATACCTTTCCTTGAAAAGCTTGTCATTGCTGATGTTGCTGCTCTTGCCCCTGGAACCGGGACGCTAACTGTCTTTACAAATGAGAAGGGAGGAGCAATTGATGATTCAGTGATAACCAAGGTGAAGGATGATCACATATACCTGGTCGTCAATGCAGGGTGTAGGGATAAGGATCTGGCTCACATTGAGGAGCATATGAAGGCATTCAAGGCCAAAGGTGGGGATGTCTCATGGCACATCCATGATGAGAGGTCACTTCTAGCTCTCCAG GGTCCATTGGCTGGCCCAGTTCTTCAGCACCTGACAAAAGAAGACTTGAGCAAGGTATACTTTGGGCAGTTCCATATGTTGGATATCAATGGAGTGCACTGCTTTCTAACTAGGACAGG GTATACTGGtgaagatggttttgaaatCTCTGTTCCGTCAGAGCATGCGGTGGATCTTGCCAAAGCAATCTTGGAGAAATCAGAAGGGAAGGTAAGGTTGACCGGTCTGGGAGCTAGAGACAGTCTCCGACTTGAAGCTGGGCTCTGTTTATATGGTAACGATATGGAACAACATGTAACTCCTGTTGAGGCAGGACTCACATGGGCCAtaggaaagagaagaagagctGAAGGTGGTTTTCTAGGTGCCGAGGTGATACTTAAGCAACTTGAAGAGGGTCCATCAGTCAGGCGTGTTGGGTTTTTCTCTTCAGGGCCACCTCCCAGAAGCCACAGTGAGATTCAGGATGATAAAGGAAAGGGCATTGGGGAAGTCACCAGTGGAGGATTTAGCCCCTGCCTTAAGAAGAATATAGCAATGGGGTATGTGATATCTGGGTCACACAAGGCAGGCACCAAAGTTAAGATTGTAATTCGAGGAAAGTCCTATGATGGGGTTGTCACAAAAATGCCATTTGTACCAACAAAATACTACAAGCCATCCTAA
- the LOC122280154 gene encoding probable F-box protein At4g22030, whose product MASLKASTLLLPSSSSSSSSSWSSYCCSMKLNAAIHASKLPKVRFSVPKIATRKLVDEMNTRVAVCTNRVPKENINVLTSTPTANDVESRNSNTLAATQLIYAILEAVADRVEMHTNVGQQRDNWNTLLLNSINMITLTAAAMVGAAAIGGSGMPLLALKLSATLLYAAASGMLLVMNKIQPSQLAEEQRNATRFFKQLRSQIQTMLALGTPTQEDVEDVMERVLALDKAYPLPLLGAMLDKFPAKFEPTAWWPSHQLIIQKGNESHEGKQLETNGWSEELEAEMREIMEVVESKDSEDYERLGNLVLKINKILAISGPLLTGIAAVGSACVGNVAWAAVVALNAGALATIVNTIQHGGQVGMVFEMYRNAGSFFRLLKETIEAALEEKYLERRENGELFETKVTLQLGRSLSQLRDLARKSASFRNDGTAMDEFASKLF is encoded by the coding sequence ATGGCTTCCTTAAAGGCTTCAACTTTGCTATTaccttcatcatcatcttcttcttcttcttcttggtcTTCATATTGTTGTTCCATGAAACTTAATGCTGCTATTCACGCCTCAAAGCTTCCAAAAGTTCGTTTCTCGGTTCCCAAAATAGCAACGAGAAAGCTGGTTGACGAAATGAACACAAGGGTCGCCGTGTGCACAAACAGGGTCccaaaagaaaacatcaacgtcCTCACTTCCACACCGACTGCCAATGATGTTGAATCACGCAACTCCAACACTTTGGCCGCCACCCAACTGATCTATGCCATCTTAGAGGCCGTGGCTGACAGAGTGGAAATGCATACCAACGTTGGACAGCAGCGTGACAACTGGAACACCCTTCTTCTGAACTCCATCAACATGATAACCCTTACTGCCGCAGCCATGGTTGGTGCTGCAGCGATTGGTGGCTCCGGAATGCCCCTTTTGGCTCTGAAATTGTCGGCCACTCTCTTGTATGCTGCAGCCTCGGGGATGTTGCTTGTGATGAACAAGATTCAGCCTTCACAGCTTGCAGAGGAACAACGCAATGCTACAAGATTCTTCAAGCAGCTCCGGAGCCAAATCCAAACTATGCTCGCTCTTGGGACTCCAACTCAAGAAGATGTGGAGGACGTGATGGAAAGGGTTTTGGCCCTTGACAAAGCCTACCCACTTCCATTGCTAGGAGCAATGCTTGACAAATTCCCTGCAAAGTTTGAGCCAACTGCTTGGTGGCCTTCCCATCAACtgatcatccaaaagggaaacGAATCACATGAAGGGAAACAGCTAGAGACAAATGGGTGGAGTGAGGAACTTGAAGCAGAAATGCGAGAGATCATGGAGGTGGTGGAGAGTAAGGACAGTGAGGACTATGAAAGGCTGGGAAACCTGGTGTTGAAGATCAACAAGATCTTGGCCATCTCAGGTCCATTACTCACAGGCATTGCGGCCGTCGGCTCGGCTTGCGTTGGTAATGTGGCATGGGCTGCAGTAGTAGCGTTGAATGCTGGGGCGCTAGCTACCATTGTCAATACTATCCAGCATGGTGGGCAAGTTGGGATGGTGTTTGAGATGTATAGAAACGCCGGTAGCTTTTTCCGGCTATTGAAAGAAACAATCGAAGCCGCACTTGAGGAAAAATACTTGGAGAGAAGAGAAAACGGAGAGTTGTTTGAAACGAAGGTGACTCTGCAACTGGGAAGAAGCTTGTCACAGCTCAGAGATCTAGCAAGAAAGTCAGCTTCTTTCCGTAATGATGGAACTGCCATGGATGAATTCGCTAGCAAGCTTTTTTAG